From the Primulina tabacum isolate GXHZ01 chromosome 3, ASM2559414v2, whole genome shotgun sequence genome, one window contains:
- the LOC142539119 gene encoding LOW QUALITY PROTEIN: ABC transporter G family member STR-like (The sequence of the model RefSeq protein was modified relative to this genomic sequence to represent the inferred CDS: inserted 1 base in 1 codon): protein MAKVSLNHKGKNRNLESLLDMDPNKQGDKNVARQPQELLPGHGLEFKNLSYSVLKKIXKDDMWINKETYLLNDISGQAARGEILAIMGPSGAGKSTFLDALAGRIAQGSLEGAVRVDGKQVTTSYMKMISSYVMQDDQLFPMLTVFETFMFAAEVRLPPTISTAEKKKRVLELVEQLGLISAMHTYIGNEGKRGVSGGEKRRVSIGIDIIHKPSLLFLDEPTSGLDSTSAFSVVERVKDIARGGSIVLMTIHQPSFRIQMLLDHITVLARGRLIYMGTPTDLSAYLSGFQRPVPDGENSLEYLLDVIKEYDGSTVGLDPLVLYQRDGIKPDQVARTPIPKTPKRSKTPMTPHGKSPCSKHFNLHSSQFSTRNMESHAFSGQFDNSDDYDEFNASLERKGRTAHTPMSMQSGIYNARLASHFYKDFSTWIYQGVTGTPRRPPTWTPSHTPGQTPGKTPYSVSRSHISNHYQMPNRNPSHTMTPFVFTTQPDPYVPSYEEFDMAEEILDESEHRHKFANPWLREVAVLSWRTTLNVIRTPELFLSREIVLTVMALVHSTLFKNLHEQDFNSINKLLNFYIFAVCLIFFSSNDAVPTFIEERFIFIRETSHNSYRASSYVISSLLVYLPFFAAQAFTYAAITKFMLHLNSSILNFWLTLYASLITTNAYVMLVSAMVPSYITGYAVVIATTALFFLTCGFFLKPSQIPKYWKWLHYISALKYPFEALLINEFKGSHCYHGKRNELSPGPLGEIKLSELHNVSQPLPSSCNLIGEDILFTMDIHKIENIWIDIGILLAWGVLYRFFFYVVLRFYSKNVRK, encoded by the exons ATGGCAAAAGTTTCGCTTAACCATAAGGGGAAGAATAGGAACCTCGAGAGCCTGTTGGATATGGACCCAAATAAGCAAGGGGATAAAAACGTGGCAAGGCAGCCGCAAGAGCTGCTTCCGGGACATGGTCTCGAGTTCAAGAACTTGTCTTACAGTGTATTGAAGAAAA AAAAAGACGACATGTGGATCAATAAGGAAACTTATCTTCTTAATGACATTTCTGGGCAGGCTGCAAGAGGAGAAATATTGGCCATCATGGGTCCCAGTGGTGCCGGCAAGTCTACCTTTCTCGATGCTTTGGCAGGCCGGATTGCTCAGGGAAGTCTTGAAGGTGCTGTCAGAGTagatggtaaacaa GTGACAACCAGCTACATGAAGATGATTTCATCTTATGTGATGCAAGATGATCAGCTCTTCCCCATGTTAACAGTTTTCGAGACCTTTATGTTTGCTGCTGAAGTAAGGCTTCCTCCAACAATCTCCACCGCTGAAAAGAAGAAGAGAGTCCTTGAGCTCGTCGAACAACTTGGCCTGATA AGTGCAATGCATACATACATTGGCAATGAGGGGAAAAGAGGAGTCTCGGGTGGAGAAAAGCGAAGAGTCTCCATTGGAATTGACATAATCCACAAGCCATCACTCTTGTTCCTTGATGAGCCAACTTCAGGTCTTGATTCCACGAGTGCTTTCAGCGTAGTAGAAAGGGTGAAGGACATTGCAAGGGGTGGCAGCATAGTCCTCATGACAATACACCAGCCTTCATTCAGAATTCAAATGCTCCTTGACCATATCACGGTGCTTGCAAG GGGGAGACTGATATACATGGGAACTCCGACTGATCTATCTGCATATCTTTCTGGGTTCCAAAGGCCAGTTCCTGATGGTGAAAACAGCTTAGAATACCTCCTAGATGTGATCAAAGAATATGATGGCTCAACTGTTGGACTTGATCCTCTTGTGCTGTATCAACGCGATGGGATAAAACCAGATCAAGTTGCAAGAACTCCGATTCCTAAAACACCAAAAAGGTCCAAAACTCCTATGACTCCTCATGGAAAGAGTCCTTGCTCAAAGCACTTTAATCTCCATAGCAGCCAATTTTCGACTAGAAACATGGAGTCTCATGCTTTTTCAGGGCAATTTGACAACAGTGATGATTACGATGAATTCAACGCTTCCCTTGAACGAAAAGGCAGGACTGCTCATACGCCTATGAGCATGCAGAGTGGAATCTATAATGCTCGGTTGGCTTCCCACTTTTACAAAGATTTCTCAACCTGGATCTACCAAGGTGTAACAGGAACCCCACGTCGCCCTCCAACGTGGACACCTTCGCATACACCAGGACAAACTCCAGGAAAAACACCATATTCAGTTTCTAGAAGTCACATTTCGAACCATTATCAAATGCCCAACCGAAACCCTTCACATACAATGACACCGTTTGTCTTTACCACTCAACCTGATCCATATGTTCCTTCTTATGAAGAGTTTGACATGGCAGAAGAAATACTTGATGAGTCTGAGCACAGGCACAAGTTTGCCAACCCCTGGCTCCGCGAGGTGGCTGTCTTATCGTGGAGAACTACCTTGAACGTGATTCGGACCCCTGAACTCTTCTTGTCCCGTGAGATTGTCCTGACAGTGATGGCTCTGGTACATTCAACCCTCTTCAAGAATCTCCACGAACAGGACTTCAATTCCATAAACAAGCTTCTCAATTTCTACATCTTCGCAGTCTGCCTCATCTTCTTCTCTTCCAATGACGCCGTCCCAACTTTCATTGAAGAAAGGTTCATCTTCATCCGAGAAACATCCCACAATTCTTATCGAGCTTCCTCTTATGTTATCTCCTCCCTTCTAGTCTATCTCCCATTTTTCGCAGCCCAGGCATTCACATATGCAGCAATCACTAAATTCATGCTTCATTTAAATAGCAGCATCCTCAACTTCTGGCTGACCCTCTATGCCTCGCTGATAACGACCAATGCCTACGTGATGCTGGTGAGTGCAATGGTTCCAAGTTACATCACTGGCTACGCAGTAGTGATAGCCACAACAGCTCTGTTCTTCTTAACTTGTGGGTTCTTCTTGAAGCCTTCCCAAATCCCCAAATATTGGAAATGGCTTCATTATATATCTGCACTCAAGTACCCATTTGAAGCATTGCTTATAAATGAATTCAAAGGCTCACATTGCTACCATGGAAAAAGAAACGAACTTTCGCCAGGTCCCCTAGGAGAGATAAAGCTCAGTGAACTACACAACGTATCACAACCATTGCCCTCTAGCTGCAATTTAATTGGTGAAGACATTCTATTCACAATGGATATTCATAAGATCGAGAATATCTGGATTGACATTGGTATTCTGCTGGCATGGGGTGTTCTTTATCGGTTCTTCTTTTATGTGGTTCTCAGGTTTTATTCTAAAAATGTGAGAAAATAA
- the LOC142538667 gene encoding uncharacterized protein LOC142538667: protein MNPPEFIGGPDPLVALEWFKSLKAIFDYLKFTDRDKLTCAVFMLVKAAGIWWEATKVTVNARELKWNEFKDLFYAKYFSSEVKSKKVKEFYELRQGSMNVNEYTLKFEEGFVFVPFIAENDKDKG, encoded by the coding sequence ATGAATCCTCCTGAATTTATCGGTGGTCCTGATCCACTAGTGGCTCTTGAGTGGTTCAAGTCATTGAAGGCTATCTTTGATTATTTGAAGTTCACTGATAGAGATAAACTGACTTGTGCTGTTTTTATGCTAGTGAAAGCAGCCGGTATTTGGTGGGAAGCTACCAAGGTTACTGTTAATGCTCGTGAATTAAAGTGGAATGAGTTCAAAGATTTATTCTATGCCAAGTATTTTTCAAGTGAAGTCAAGTCCAAAAAGGTAAAAGAATTTTATGAATTGCGACAAGGTTCCATGAATGTCAATGAGTATACTCTCAAATTTGAAGAAGGATTCGTCTTTGTTCCCTTTATTGCTGAAAATGATAAAGACAAGGGATAA